The following are from one region of the Prionailurus bengalensis isolate Pbe53 chromosome A2, Fcat_Pben_1.1_paternal_pri, whole genome shotgun sequence genome:
- the KLHDC8B gene encoding kelch domain-containing protein 8B, which translates to MATGGGRAFAWQVFPPMPTCRVYGTVAYQDGHLLVLGGCGRAGLPLDTAETLDMASHTWLTLAPLPTARAGAAAVVLGKQVLVVGGVDEGQSPVAAVEAFLADEGRWERRATLPQAAMGVATVERDGMVYALGGMGPDTAPQAQVRVYEPRRDCWLSLPSMPTPCYGASTFLHGNKIYVLGGRQGKLPVTAFEAFDLEACTWTRHPSLPSRRAFAGCAMAEGNVFSLGGLQQPGPHNFYSRPHFVNTVEMFDLEHGSWTKLPRSLRMRDKRADFVVGSLGGHIMAIGGLGNQPCPLGSVEGFSLARRRWEALPAMPTARCSCSSLQAGPRLFVIGGVAQGPSQAVEALCLRDGV; encoded by the exons ATGGCTACAGGAGGTGGCCGGGCCTTTGCTTGGCAGGTGTTCCCACCCATGCCCACCTGCCGGGTGTATGGCACAGTGGCATACCAGGATGGGCACCTGCTAGTGTTGGGGGGCTGTGGCCGGGCTGGACTGCCCCTGGACACTGCTGAGACACTGGACATGGCCTCGCATACATGGCTCACATTGGCACCCCTGCCCACTGCCCGGGCTGGTGCGGCTGCTGTGGTGCTGGGCAAGCAGGTGCTAGTGGTGGGTGGTGTGGATGAGGGCCAGAGCCCTGTAGCTGCTGTGGAGGCCTTCCTGGCTGATGAGGGCCGCTGGGAGCGCCGGGCCACCCTCCCTCAGGCAGCCATGGGGGTTGCAACTGTGGAGAGAG ATGGTATGGTGTATGCTCTGGGGGGAATGGGTCCTGACACGGCCCCCCAGGCCCAAGTTCGGGTGTATGAGCCCAGGCGGGACTGCTGGCTTTCACTACCCTCCATGCCCACACCCTGCTACGGGGCTTCCACCTTCCTGCACGGGAACAAGATCTATGTCCTGG GGGGCCGCCAGGGAAAGCTCCCAGTGACTGCTTTTGAGGCTTTTGATCTGGAGGCCTGTACCTGGACCCGGCACCCAAGCCTGCCCAGCCGCCGAGCCTTTGCCGGCTGTGCCATGGCAGAAGGCAACGTCTTTAGCCTGGGTGGCCTGCAGCAGCCTGGGCCCCACAATTTCTACTCCCGCCCACATTTTGTCAACACTGTGGAGATGTTCGACCTGGAACATG GGTCCTGGACCAAGCTGCCCCGCAGCCTGCGCATGAGGGATAAGAGGGCCGACTTTGTGGTTGGTTCCCTTGGGGGCCACATCATGGCCATTGGGGGCCTTG GAAACCAGCCATGCCCTCTGGGCTCTGTGGAGGGCTTCAGCCTTGCACGGCGGCGCTGGGAGGCCCTGCCTGCCATGCCCACAGCCCGCTGCTCCTGTTCTAGTCTGCAGGCTGGGCCCCGGCTGTTTGTCATTGGGGGTGTGGCCCAGGGTCCTAGCCAAGCTGTGGAGGCACTGTGTCTGCGTGATGGGGTCTGA
- the CA2H3orf84 gene encoding uncharacterized protein C3orf84 homolog isoform X1, producing the protein MQSALVGSWHNTGFYGHYRGQFKSESAQEYRLAAKPQPPAVFLRRCQEPAQQHFFSKHDNRTSFDKGPYCLLQGIGRRKDLEHLWQRHTFLRWAPCELELSQQRPLESSYQANFRSGPGLSDIPQRLVHFVQIQPPRTSTTYQQNFCQPSQGGHCGSNNVGPVTNTLPDLPGIPRPKLLQHYLHAGVSECLNWSRALNNDG; encoded by the exons ATGCAAAGTGCTTTAGTAGGATCCTGG CACAACACTGGCTTTTATGGGCACTACAGAGGCCAATTCAAGAGTGAAAGTGCTCAAGAATACCGTCTTGCAGCCAAGCCCCAGCCTCCAGCAGTGTTCCTGCGGCGATGTCAG GAGCCAGCACAGCAACACTTCTTCTCCAAGCATGACAACCGTACTTCTTTCGACAAA GGCCCCTACTGCCTGCTGCAGGGAATTGGAAGGCGAAAAGACCTGGAGCACCTGTGGCAGCGGCACACCTTCCTGCGCTGGGCACCCTGTGAGCTGGAGTTGAGCCAGCAGCGGCCCCTTGAATCCTCCTACCAGGCCAATTTCCGGTCAGGCCCTGGACTCAGTGACATCCCCCAGCGCCTTGTCCACTTTGTACAGATCCAGCCTCCCCGTACCAGCACCACCTATCAGCAGAACTTCTGCCAACCATCCCAGGGTGGCCATTGTGGCAGCAACAATGTGGGGCCAGTCACCAACACACTGCCTGACCTCCCAGGGATCCCAAGACCCAAGCTGCTGCAGCATTACCTTCATGCTGGGGTCTCTGAGTGTCTAAACTGGTCCAGAGCATTAAACAATGATGGCTAA
- the CA2H3orf84 gene encoding uncharacterized protein C3orf84 homolog isoform X2, protein MQSALVGSWHNTGFYGHYRGQFKSESAQEYRLAAKPQPPAVFLRRCQEPAQQHFFSKHDNRTSFDKGIGRRKDLEHLWQRHTFLRWAPCELELSQQRPLESSYQANFRSGPGLSDIPQRLVHFVQIQPPRTSTTYQQNFCQPSQGGHCGSNNVGPVTNTLPDLPGIPRPKLLQHYLHAGVSECLNWSRALNNDG, encoded by the exons ATGCAAAGTGCTTTAGTAGGATCCTGG CACAACACTGGCTTTTATGGGCACTACAGAGGCCAATTCAAGAGTGAAAGTGCTCAAGAATACCGTCTTGCAGCCAAGCCCCAGCCTCCAGCAGTGTTCCTGCGGCGATGTCAG GAGCCAGCACAGCAACACTTCTTCTCCAAGCATGACAACCGTACTTCTTTCGACAAA GGAATTGGAAGGCGAAAAGACCTGGAGCACCTGTGGCAGCGGCACACCTTCCTGCGCTGGGCACCCTGTGAGCTGGAGTTGAGCCAGCAGCGGCCCCTTGAATCCTCCTACCAGGCCAATTTCCGGTCAGGCCCTGGACTCAGTGACATCCCCCAGCGCCTTGTCCACTTTGTACAGATCCAGCCTCCCCGTACCAGCACCACCTATCAGCAGAACTTCTGCCAACCATCCCAGGGTGGCCATTGTGGCAGCAACAATGTGGGGCCAGTCACCAACACACTGCCTGACCTCCCAGGGATCCCAAGACCCAAGCTGCTGCAGCATTACCTTCATGCTGGGGTCTCTGAGTGTCTAAACTGGTCCAGAGCATTAAACAATGATGGCTAA